A stretch of the Fusobacterium varium genome encodes the following:
- the thyA gene encoding thymidylate synthase — MTKFDKIYKEIIETIDKKGIWSEGNVRTRYADGTPAHYKSYIGYQFRLDNSTDEAHLITTRFAPNKAPIRELYWIWIMQSNDVDELNKLKCKFWDEWKMDDGTIGKAYGYQIAKQTFGYKNQLDYVIEELKKNPNSRRIMTEIWIPEDLDKMALTPCVHLTQWSIIGNKLYLEVRQRSCDVALGLVANVFQYSILHKLVAMECNLEPAEIIWNIHNVHIYDRHMPELLEQIKRPSIDGATVKIENFKSIYDFKPDDVIVENYQYGDKISYEVAI, encoded by the coding sequence ATGACTAAATTTGATAAGATATATAAAGAAATCATTGAAACTATAGATAAAAAAGGAATATGGAGTGAAGGAAATGTCAGAACTAGATATGCTGATGGAACTCCTGCTCACTATAAAAGTTATATTGGATATCAATTTAGACTTGATAATTCTACTGATGAAGCACATCTTATTACTACTAGATTTGCTCCCAATAAGGCTCCTATCAGAGAACTTTATTGGATATGGATAATGCAGTCTAATGATGTAGACGAATTGAATAAGTTAAAATGTAAATTCTGGGATGAATGGAAAATGGATGATGGTACTATTGGAAAAGCTTATGGGTATCAAATAGCAAAGCAAACATTTGGGTATAAAAACCAGCTTGATTATGTAATAGAGGAATTGAAAAAAAATCCTAACAGTCGTAGAATTATGACAGAAATCTGGATACCCGAAGATCTTGATAAAATGGCCCTAACTCCTTGTGTACACCTTACTCAATGGAGTATAATTGGAAACAAACTTTACCTTGAAGTAAGACAGAGAAGCTGTGATGTAGCCCTTGGACTTGTAGCTAATGTATTTCAATATTCTATACTTCATAAGTTAGTGGCTATGGAATGTAATCTGGAACCTGCTGAAATTATATGGAATATTCATAATGTACATATTTATGACAGACATATGCCTGAACTTTTAGAACAGATAAAAAGACCTTCAATTGATGGAGCAACTGTAAAAATTGAAAACTTTAAATCTATCTATGATTTTAAACCTGATGATGTAATTGTTGAAAACTATCAATATGGAGATAAAATTTCTTATGAGGTGGCAATATAA
- a CDS encoding diadenosine tetraphosphatase: MSKPKLNMIVCVAENNLIGDRVPEGNGLLWHSMEELNYYKSKTIGNVVLFGENTAKYVPINLMKKNREVIVLTLDSKLEDIMKHYKDSGKDIFICGGYTIYKYYLDNYEIDEIYISKLKPHVKVAHAANPLYFPDVEKYGYKLTSETDYNDFTATIYKK; this comes from the coding sequence ATGAGTAAACCAAAGTTAAATATGATAGTATGTGTGGCAGAAAATAATTTAATAGGTGATAGAGTTCCAGAAGGAAATGGACTTTTATGGCATTCTATGGAAGAATTAAACTACTATAAATCTAAAACTATTGGAAATGTAGTTTTATTTGGAGAAAATACAGCTAAATATGTTCCAATTAATTTAATGAAAAAGAATAGGGAGGTAATAGTCCTTACTCTTGATTCCAAGCTTGAAGATATTATGAAACACTACAAAGATAGTGGAAAAGATATCTTTATATGTGGAGGATATACTATTTATAAATATTATCTAGATAATTATGAAATAGATGAGATTTATATCTCTAAATTAAAACCTCATGTAAAGGTGGCTCATGCTGCTAATCCTCTTTATTTTCCTGATGTTGAAAAGTATGGATATAAGCTTACATCTGAAACTGATTATAATGATTTTACTGCAACAATATATAAAAAGTAA
- the yhfP gene encoding quinone oxidoreductase, translated as MNFRSLRIYEENGAFIRKIVERNINELPDGEVLIKVKYSSLNYKDALSCIGNKGVTREYPHTPGIDAAGIVEDSNVPEFTKGEEVFITGYDLGMNTDGGFGEYVRVPANWVVKKPVNLSLKEAMIYGTAGFTSALSVFELIKEVTPEDGDILVIGAGGGVGSHSVKFLTKLGYNVTAVVNDEKGIKYAKELGASACILRDEIYDKSGKPMLKQKWAGVIDTVGGNPLSTAIRSLKYAGVVTTCGNIAGGDIPNANVYPFILRSVKLIGIDSVQCPMKKRKEVWDTLAEKWKGENLEKGIEEVSLEEISHSVDKMLAQQLIGRVILKYK; from the coding sequence ATGAATTTTAGATCTTTAAGAATTTATGAAGAAAATGGTGCTTTTATTAGAAAAATTGTTGAAAGAAATATTAATGAACTTCCTGATGGAGAAGTTCTAATCAAAGTTAAATATTCATCCCTTAACTATAAAGATGCTTTATCTTGTATAGGAAACAAAGGAGTAACTAGAGAATATCCTCATACTCCTGGAATAGATGCTGCTGGTATTGTAGAAGATTCTAATGTTCCCGAATTTACTAAAGGTGAAGAAGTTTTTATTACTGGATATGATTTAGGTATGAATACTGATGGGGGATTTGGAGAATATGTAAGAGTACCTGCAAATTGGGTAGTTAAAAAACCTGTGAATCTTTCTTTAAAAGAAGCCATGATATATGGTACAGCTGGATTCACTTCTGCTTTGTCTGTTTTTGAACTTATAAAAGAAGTGACTCCTGAAGATGGAGATATTTTAGTTATTGGTGCTGGTGGAGGTGTAGGAAGCCATTCTGTTAAGTTTCTTACTAAACTAGGATATAATGTTACTGCAGTAGTAAATGATGAAAAAGGTATCAAATATGCAAAGGAACTTGGAGCTTCTGCATGCATACTAAGAGATGAAATATATGATAAATCTGGTAAACCTATGCTAAAACAAAAATGGGCTGGTGTTATTGATACAGTAGGAGGCAACCCTCTATCTACTGCAATAAGGTCACTTAAATATGCTGGAGTAGTTACTACATGTGGAAATATAGCTGGTGGGGATATTCCAAATGCTAATGTATACCCTTTTATATTGAGAAGTGTAAAACTTATAGGAATAGATTCTGTTCAATGTCCTATGAAAAAAAGAAAAGAAGTCTGGGATACTTTAGCTGAAAAATGGAAAGGTGAGAATTTAGAGAAAGGTATTGAAGAAGTAAGCCTTGAAGAAATCTCTCATTCGGTAGATAAAATGCTTGCTCAACAGCTTATAGGAAGAGTTATTCTTAAGTATAAATAA